A single genomic interval of Bradyrhizobium japonicum USDA 6 harbors:
- a CDS encoding YfbR-like 5'-deoxynucleotidase, which translates to MTAKKTARDAASRAWQRMLSGRRLDLLDPSPLDVEIADIAHGLARVARWNGQTTGAHIFSVAQHTLLVETVMRHEMPRVDARMRLAALLHDAPEYVIGDMISPFKAVLDGHYKAVEKRLLGAIHIRFGLPPALPEEITQAIKAADRGAAYLEATELAGFSESEAKRLFGRDPGLSDSVRRDYLTPWTAARAEKQFLERFNAVFA; encoded by the coding sequence ATGACCGCGAAGAAAACGGCACGCGATGCGGCATCCCGCGCCTGGCAGCGCATGCTGTCGGGGCGGCGGCTCGATCTGCTCGATCCCTCTCCGCTCGATGTCGAGATCGCCGACATCGCGCATGGGCTCGCGCGCGTGGCGCGCTGGAACGGGCAGACCACCGGCGCGCACATCTTCTCGGTCGCGCAGCACACGCTTCTGGTGGAGACCGTGATGCGGCACGAGATGCCGCGCGTCGATGCGCGCATGCGGCTCGCCGCCCTGCTGCACGATGCGCCCGAATACGTGATCGGCGACATGATCTCGCCGTTCAAGGCCGTGCTCGACGGCCACTACAAGGCGGTGGAGAAGCGCCTGCTCGGCGCCATCCACATCCGCTTCGGCCTGCCGCCGGCGCTCCCCGAGGAGATCACGCAAGCCATCAAGGCGGCCGATCGCGGGGCGGCCTATCTGGAGGCAACCGAGCTTGCCGGCTTCAGCGAAAGCGAGGCGAAGCGCCTGTTCGGCAGGGACCCCGGCCTCTCCGACAGCGTCCGCCGCGACTACCTCACGCCCTGGACCGCGGCGCGGGCCGAGAAGCAGTTTCTGGAGCGGTTCAACGCGGTGTTCGCATAG
- a CDS encoding RNA polymerase sigma factor — protein MQRTAAGLSAGARASEAELVDRARGRDEAALREIMQANNRRLYRLARGILRSDSEAEDVVQETYVRAFTHLDDFRGESGLSTWLSRIAINEALGRARSRKPHVELGALPEEALDAQIIKFPVSPAGDPERTMAQREIQRVVERAIDELPDVFRMVFVARVMEGMNIEETADLLGVKPETVKTRLHRARTMLRENVEKEIGPVVMDAFPFAGWRCERLTVSVLRRLGSGG, from the coding sequence ATGCAGCGGACCGCAGCCGGCCTGTCCGCCGGCGCCAGAGCATCGGAAGCCGAACTGGTCGACCGCGCGCGGGGCCGTGACGAGGCCGCGTTGCGCGAGATCATGCAGGCCAACAACCGCAGGCTCTACCGTCTGGCGCGCGGTATCCTGCGCAGCGACAGCGAAGCCGAGGACGTGGTGCAGGAAACCTATGTCCGGGCCTTTACCCATCTGGACGACTTTCGCGGCGAGTCCGGGCTGTCGACCTGGCTGTCGCGCATTGCGATCAACGAGGCGCTTGGCCGGGCGCGAAGCCGCAAGCCGCATGTCGAGCTCGGCGCGCTGCCGGAGGAGGCGCTCGACGCGCAGATCATAAAATTTCCCGTTTCTCCCGCAGGCGATCCGGAAAGGACCATGGCCCAACGCGAAATCCAGCGCGTCGTCGAACGCGCAATCGACGAACTGCCGGATGTCTTCCGCATGGTCTTCGTCGCGCGCGTCATGGAGGGGATGAACATCGAGGAGACCGCCGATCTGCTCGGCGTCAAGCCCGAGACCGTGAAGACCCGGCTGCACCGTGCGCGCACCATGCTGCGGGAGAACGTCGAGAAGGAGATCGGTCCGGTGGTGATGGATGCGTTCCCGTTCGCCGGGTGGCGCTGCGAGCGGCTGACCGTATCGGTGCTGAGGCGACTCGGCAGTGGCGGTTGA
- the ygfZ gene encoding CAF17-like 4Fe-4S cluster assembly/insertion protein YgfZ → MKSAFLPDRSVVKVAGEDARNFLNGLITTDLDRLKPGLGRFGALLTPQGKIIVDFLITEVPAGHGGGFLIDCPKALAEGLATKLKFYKLRAKVTVENLDLGVLAAWDGQLAAQPDLAFADPRNEALGTRILIPEDLKQKLSDLIGAELVDAAEYETHRIALGVPRGGLDFMYSDAFPHETNMDRLAGVDFDKGCYVGQEVVSRMQHRGTARTRSVKVLLDDLSPEAGVSVMAGDKPVGTMGSSAQGKGIALVRIDRVADALDAGQPLTAGGLAVRLAEPDVVRIPLKQPIA, encoded by the coding sequence ATGAAATCAGCGTTTCTTCCCGACCGGAGCGTGGTCAAGGTCGCGGGCGAGGACGCGCGCAACTTCCTCAACGGCCTGATCACGACCGATCTCGACAGGCTGAAGCCGGGCCTGGGGCGATTCGGTGCGCTGCTGACGCCGCAGGGCAAGATCATCGTGGATTTCCTGATCACCGAGGTGCCCGCAGGCCATGGCGGCGGGTTCCTGATCGACTGTCCGAAGGCGCTGGCCGAGGGCCTCGCCACCAAGCTGAAATTCTACAAGCTGCGCGCCAAGGTCACGGTGGAAAACCTCGATCTCGGCGTGCTCGCGGCCTGGGACGGCCAGCTCGCGGCGCAGCCGGACCTTGCGTTCGCCGATCCGCGCAATGAAGCGCTCGGCACTCGCATCCTGATCCCCGAAGATCTCAAGCAGAAGCTGTCCGATCTCATCGGCGCCGAGCTGGTCGACGCCGCCGAATACGAGACGCATCGTATCGCGCTCGGCGTGCCGCGCGGCGGGCTCGATTTCATGTACAGCGATGCGTTCCCGCACGAGACCAACATGGACCGCCTTGCCGGCGTCGATTTCGACAAGGGCTGCTATGTCGGCCAGGAGGTCGTCTCGCGCATGCAGCATCGCGGCACCGCGCGCACCCGCAGCGTCAAGGTGCTGCTCGATGACCTCTCGCCGGAGGCCGGCGTCAGTGTTATGGCCGGCGACAAGCCGGTCGGCACGATGGGCTCATCCGCGCAGGGCAAAGGCATCGCGCTGGTGCGTATCGACCGCGTTGCGGACGCGCTCGATGCCGGCCAGCCGCTCACCGCCGGCGGCCTCGCCGTGAGGCTCGCCGAACCCGACGTCGTCCGCATTCCCCTGAAGCAGCCCATCGCATGA
- a CDS encoding cupredoxin domain-containing protein: MKPGHLASIALAVVLLSIVVPARAATIQITMENLVVSPAETSAKVGDTIEWINNDVFAHTATAKNGDFDVMLPPKKSATSVLKKAGTVDYYCRYHPNMKATLKVAP, encoded by the coding sequence ATGAAGCCGGGACACCTCGCTTCGATCGCGCTTGCGGTCGTCTTGCTGTCGATCGTCGTCCCGGCGCGCGCCGCGACCATTCAGATCACAATGGAAAATCTCGTGGTTTCACCGGCCGAAACGTCCGCGAAGGTCGGTGATACCATCGAATGGATCAACAACGACGTGTTCGCGCACACCGCCACGGCGAAGAACGGCGATTTCGACGTGATGCTGCCACCGAAGAAGTCGGCGACGTCAGTTCTGAAAAAGGCGGGAACAGTCGACTACTACTGCCGCTATCATCCCAACATGAAAGCGACGCTCAAGGTCGCGCCGTGA
- a CDS encoding DUF2339 domain-containing protein gives MFDGPFDVFALIIAIIAVLIAIKASSQAAELRRRLASLEEVFYAQRQVQPPPLMPAQVQAEAPATTAAEPPPLAPEAEAAPPPLVTEEVSPPPLAASTEADTPPPLPAPAPGFEERLGTRWVVWIGGLALALGGFFMVRYSIEAGLVGPGVRVFLGGLFAAALLGAGEWSRRKETISNIAALPIANIPAILTAAGTAVAFATIYAAYALYGFLVPATAFVLLGLVALGTLAAALLHGPALAGLGVVGAFVTPILVSSGKPDYWALYIYLAIVTAASFGLARIRLWRWLAVTTIAFAVLWIFPGLDTSELQVAPHAFHAIAGFVLAALLVVCGFMFGPTIEDGEIEPVSSSSLGAYLFGAMLIVLSSAHADLALIAFTLLVGGTLFVAWRAPAATGALGAAAATVFIVFAEWAVRANPDMLVLPGGPMPGVGPTAIDSSVTLHLVMAAIFAAGFGIAGFLAQGRSNSAVIPVVWSAAAVATPIAILVALYARIAHLDRSIPFAILAVLLAAAFGAATEALARREDRPGAATSVALFATGTLGALALALTFALEKGWLTIALALMSLGTAWISLQRPIPVLRRLAAIFAAIVTARIGYDPRIVGDAVGTTPIFNWLLWGYGLPAASFWGASIFLRRRSDDPPLRIVEAAAILFTALLAFMEIRHLATGGRMTSPPSLLEFGLQVCVALAMAIGLERLRLRSHSMVHNVGAVVLTAIAGLISVFGLLILENPWLLSSVDVGGLVFNLLLLGYALPAVLMLLLSYAVAGHRPVAYANTIAGGALVFALTYLTLEIRRFYHGPVLLYGATTGAEQYTYSIGWLAFGVVLLGVGILVNSERARLASAAVIALTILKAFVIDMSTLTGVYRALSFMCLGIVLVAIGWLYQRILFRRQVAPPPAPQAST, from the coding sequence ATGTTCGACGGCCCGTTTGACGTCTTTGCGCTGATCATTGCGATCATCGCTGTCCTGATCGCGATCAAGGCCTCCAGCCAGGCGGCCGAGCTGCGCCGCCGGCTGGCCTCGCTCGAAGAGGTGTTTTACGCGCAGCGGCAGGTGCAGCCGCCGCCGCTGATGCCCGCGCAGGTGCAGGCCGAAGCGCCCGCGACGACGGCCGCCGAGCCGCCGCCGCTCGCGCCCGAAGCCGAAGCGGCTCCGCCTCCGCTCGTCACCGAAGAGGTTTCACCGCCGCCGCTCGCAGCGAGCACCGAGGCCGATACGCCGCCGCCCCTGCCCGCGCCGGCGCCCGGCTTCGAGGAGCGGCTCGGCACGCGCTGGGTGGTCTGGATCGGCGGCCTTGCGCTCGCGCTCGGCGGCTTCTTCATGGTGCGCTATTCGATCGAGGCGGGCCTCGTCGGCCCCGGCGTGCGCGTGTTCCTCGGCGGGCTGTTCGCAGCCGCGCTGCTGGGCGCCGGCGAATGGTCGCGGCGCAAGGAGACCATCTCCAACATCGCGGCGCTGCCGATCGCCAACATCCCCGCGATCCTCACCGCGGCCGGAACGGCCGTGGCGTTCGCGACCATCTACGCGGCCTATGCGCTCTATGGCTTCCTCGTGCCCGCCACCGCGTTCGTGCTGCTCGGCCTCGTCGCGCTCGGCACTCTCGCCGCGGCACTGTTGCATGGGCCCGCGCTCGCGGGCCTCGGCGTGGTCGGCGCGTTCGTGACGCCGATCCTCGTCTCCAGCGGCAAGCCGGACTATTGGGCGCTCTATATTTATCTTGCGATCGTCACCGCCGCGAGCTTCGGTCTCGCCCGCATCCGGCTGTGGCGCTGGCTCGCGGTCACGACCATCGCCTTCGCCGTGCTCTGGATCTTCCCGGGGCTCGATACCAGCGAGCTGCAGGTTGCGCCGCACGCCTTCCATGCGATCGCGGGCTTCGTGCTCGCAGCCCTTCTCGTGGTCTGCGGCTTCATGTTCGGTCCGACCATCGAGGACGGCGAGATCGAGCCGGTGTCGTCGAGCTCGCTCGGCGCCTATCTGTTCGGCGCGATGCTGATCGTGCTGTCGAGCGCGCATGCGGACCTTGCGCTGATCGCCTTCACGCTTCTCGTTGGCGGGACGCTGTTCGTCGCCTGGCGCGCGCCGGCGGCGACCGGCGCGCTGGGCGCGGCCGCAGCGACCGTCTTCATCGTGTTCGCCGAATGGGCGGTGCGCGCTAACCCCGACATGCTGGTGCTGCCGGGCGGCCCGATGCCCGGCGTCGGACCAACTGCGATCGACAGCTCGGTGACGTTGCATCTGGTGATGGCCGCGATCTTCGCTGCCGGCTTCGGCATCGCGGGCTTTCTCGCGCAAGGCCGCTCGAACTCGGCGGTCATCCCGGTGGTGTGGTCGGCGGCAGCGGTTGCGACGCCGATCGCTATCCTCGTTGCGCTCTACGCGCGCATCGCCCATCTCGACCGCTCGATCCCGTTCGCGATTCTCGCGGTGCTGCTCGCCGCCGCCTTTGGCGCTGCGACCGAAGCGCTGGCGCGCCGCGAAGATCGGCCGGGCGCTGCGACCTCCGTCGCGCTGTTCGCGACCGGCACGCTCGGCGCGCTGGCGCTGGCGCTGACCTTCGCCCTCGAAAAGGGCTGGCTCACCATCGCGCTGGCGCTGATGTCGCTCGGCACGGCCTGGATCTCGCTGCAGCGGCCGATCCCGGTCCTGCGCCGGCTCGCCGCCATCTTTGCCGCGATCGTGACCGCGCGCATCGGCTATGATCCGCGCATCGTCGGCGATGCCGTCGGCACCACGCCGATCTTCAACTGGCTGTTGTGGGGCTACGGCCTGCCGGCGGCCTCGTTCTGGGGCGCGAGCATCTTCCTGCGCCGCCGCAGTGACGATCCGCCGCTGCGCATCGTGGAGGCTGCCGCGATCCTGTTCACCGCGCTGCTCGCCTTCATGGAGATCCGGCATCTCGCCACCGGCGGCCGCATGACCTCGCCGCCCTCGCTGCTCGAATTTGGCCTGCAAGTCTGCGTCGCGCTCGCCATGGCGATCGGGCTGGAGCGGCTGCGGCTGAGGAGCCACAGCATGGTTCACAATGTCGGCGCGGTCGTGCTCACCGCGATCGCCGGGCTCATCAGCGTGTTCGGCCTGCTGATCCTGGAGAATCCGTGGCTGCTCTCCAGCGTCGATGTCGGCGGTCTCGTCTTCAACCTGCTGCTGCTCGGCTACGCTCTCCCGGCGGTGCTGATGCTGCTGCTGTCCTATGCGGTGGCAGGACATCGCCCCGTCGCCTATGCGAACACGATTGCCGGCGGTGCGCTGGTGTTCGCGCTGACCTATTTGACGCTGGAGATCCGCCGCTTCTATCACGGCCCGGTCCTGCTTTACGGCGCCACAACGGGCGCCGAGCAATACACCTATTCGATCGGCTGGCTCGCCTTCGGCGTGGTGCTGCTCGGCGTCGGCATTCTCGTCAACTCCGAGCGGGCACGGCTGGCGTCGGCCGCGGTGATCGCGCTGACGATCCTGAAGGCCTTCGTGATCGACATGTCGACGCTGACAGGCGTCTATCGCGCGCTGTCGTTCATGTGCCTCGGCATCGTGCTGGTCGCGATCGGCTGGCTCTACCAGCGCATCCTGTTCCGGCGGCAGGTCGCACCGCCGCCGGCTCCGCAGGCGAGCACTTGA
- a CDS encoding TIGR02301 family protein, which yields MSTRFLAIFALILACASVPTRAQDVAAPFDADLQRLAEILGGLHYLRGICGSNEGNKWRNEMQALIDAETPSGERRTRMIAGFNRGYNGFQQTYRSCTPAATVAIRRYIEEGSKISRDLTARYAN from the coding sequence ATGTCCACGCGATTTCTGGCCATTTTTGCCCTGATTCTCGCCTGCGCCTCCGTGCCCACGAGGGCCCAGGACGTGGCGGCGCCGTTTGACGCCGATTTGCAGCGGCTGGCGGAGATCCTCGGCGGGCTGCATTACCTGCGCGGCATCTGCGGGTCCAACGAGGGCAACAAATGGCGCAACGAGATGCAGGCGCTGATCGATGCCGAAACCCCCTCGGGCGAGCGCCGCACCCGCATGATCGCCGGCTTCAACCGCGGCTATAACGGCTTCCAGCAGACCTACCGGAGTTGCACGCCGGCCGCGACGGTGGCGATCCGCCGCTATATCGAGGAGGGCTCGAAGATCTCGCGCGATCTCACGGCGCGTTACGCGAACTAG
- a CDS encoding DNA-3-methyladenine glycosylase I — protein sequence MSRAPRLHPDGKTRCPWPGEDPLYVAYHDTEWGVPEYDDRALYEKLILDGFQAGLSWITILRKRDNFRKAFDDFQPEKIARYSDKKVHALMNDAGIVRNRAKIDGAILSAKSYLDIMEKGPGFSKLLWDFMDGRPKVNNFKTTASVPASTPLSMQISKELSSRGFKFVGPTIVYAFMEATGMVNDHLVDCHCHASCGKTQRKPRLKAK from the coding sequence ATGAGCCGAGCCCCCCGCCTGCATCCCGACGGAAAGACCCGCTGCCCCTGGCCCGGCGAAGACCCGCTCTATGTCGCCTATCACGACACCGAATGGGGCGTGCCGGAATATGACGACCGTGCGCTCTATGAAAAGCTGATCCTCGACGGCTTCCAGGCCGGCCTTTCCTGGATCACGATCCTGCGCAAGCGAGACAATTTCCGCAAAGCCTTCGATGATTTTCAGCCGGAGAAGATCGCGCGCTACAGCGACAAGAAGGTGCACGCGCTGATGAACGATGCCGGCATCGTGCGCAATCGCGCCAAGATCGACGGCGCGATCCTGAGCGCGAAATCGTATCTCGACATCATGGAGAAGGGCCCGGGCTTCTCGAAGCTGTTGTGGGACTTCATGGACGGACGGCCCAAGGTCAACAATTTCAAGACCACTGCGAGCGTGCCGGCCTCGACGCCGCTGTCGATGCAGATCTCCAAGGAACTGTCTTCGCGCGGCTTCAAATTCGTCGGTCCGACCATCGTCTACGCCTTCATGGAGGCGACCGGCATGGTCAACGACCATCTCGTCGACTGCCATTGTCACGCGAGCTGCGGCAAGACGCAGCGCAAGCCGCGCCTCAAGGCCAAATGA
- a CDS encoding sulfurtransferase — protein sequence MTQPLITTAQLAAHLGDPNLRLYDCTTYNEPVPPGSDVPYRAVPGDKTFAAGHIPGADFLDLQGEFSDTSAQQLFMMAGVPQLEAAFGRHGADASKTIVLYGIGTMMWSTRFWWMLRSLGVDAQVLDGGFDKWKDEGRPVETGAPKGYPATTFKAAPRAGLFVDKTTVKARIGDSSTVIVNALGPQFHQGLEPSRYGRPGRVPGSVNVPAATLAKADKTLTTLADAEAKFAAQGVTRDKNVICYCGGGISATIDLLMLTQLGYDKLTLYDASMGEWARDPALPIETD from the coding sequence ATGACCCAACCCCTCATCACCACCGCGCAACTCGCAGCCCACCTCGGCGATCCCAACCTCCGCCTCTACGACTGCACGACCTACAACGAGCCGGTGCCGCCGGGCAGCGATGTGCCCTATCGCGCGGTGCCCGGCGACAAGACGTTCGCGGCCGGCCACATCCCCGGCGCCGATTTCCTCGACCTGCAAGGCGAGTTCTCCGACACCTCCGCGCAACAGCTCTTCATGATGGCTGGCGTGCCCCAGCTAGAAGCCGCCTTCGGCCGCCACGGCGCTGACGCATCCAAGACCATCGTGCTCTACGGCATCGGCACCATGATGTGGTCGACGCGGTTCTGGTGGATGCTGCGCTCGCTCGGTGTCGATGCACAGGTGCTCGACGGCGGTTTTGACAAATGGAAGGACGAGGGGCGCCCGGTCGAGACGGGCGCGCCGAAGGGCTATCCCGCCACCACCTTCAAGGCCGCGCCGCGCGCGGGCTTGTTCGTCGACAAGACCACTGTGAAGGCGCGGATCGGCGATTCCTCGACCGTGATCGTCAACGCGCTCGGGCCGCAATTTCATCAAGGCCTCGAGCCGAGCCGCTACGGCCGGCCCGGCCGCGTGCCCGGCAGCGTCAACGTGCCCGCGGCCACGCTCGCCAAGGCCGACAAGACGCTGACGACGCTTGCCGATGCCGAAGCGAAATTCGCGGCCCAGGGCGTTACGCGCGACAAGAATGTGATCTGCTATTGCGGCGGCGGCATCTCGGCGACGATCGACCTGCTCATGCTGACACAGCTCGGCTACGACAAGCTGACGCTGTACGATGCCTCCATGGGCGAATGGGCGAGGGATCCGGCACTGCCGATCGAGACGGACTAG
- a CDS encoding tyrosine phosphatase family protein produces the protein MIHVCSLAALPETVRLTRASHVLTVMANVEQVARPVSVLPANHLKVSMDDITEEMDGFTAPSEAHIDQVLNFVRGWDRSAPLVVHCYAGISRSTASAFAAVCALNPDRDEIEIAKKIRAASPIASPNRRIVGLADRALGRNGRMLRALDEMGPGAMMVEGRPFVIELK, from the coding sequence ATGATCCACGTCTGTTCCCTCGCCGCCCTTCCCGAAACCGTCCGCCTCACCAGGGCCAGCCATGTGCTGACCGTCATGGCCAATGTCGAGCAGGTGGCACGTCCGGTGTCGGTGCTGCCGGCCAACCATCTCAAGGTGTCGATGGACGACATCACCGAGGAGATGGACGGCTTCACCGCACCGTCCGAAGCTCATATCGACCAGGTGTTGAATTTCGTGCGCGGCTGGGATCGCAGCGCCCCGCTGGTGGTGCATTGCTATGCCGGCATCAGCCGTTCCACCGCGAGCGCCTTTGCGGCCGTCTGCGCCCTCAATCCGGATCGCGACGAGATCGAGATCGCCAAGAAGATCCGCGCGGCTTCCCCGATCGCTTCGCCGAACCGCCGCATCGTCGGCCTTGCCGACCGCGCGCTTGGACGCAACGGCCGCATGCTGCGCGCGCTCGACGAGATGGGCCCGGGCGCCATGATGGTGGAAGGCCGCCCCTTCGTGATCGAGCTCAAATGA
- a CDS encoding NUDIX hydrolase, which translates to MSDKFLTPIEIGLTAAIVAIEDHEPLILTAHSSDGLAGLPFGPFDALSHRTFEIGLRAWVEAQAGLRLGYVEQLYTFGDRGRHAEAGDTGAHMVSIGYLALTRAVGGELAATGASFEPWYRFLPWEDWREKPPAIIARDIIPALTLWAEEETPETTRALPRRDRVRFYFGLDGAPWDEERVLDRYELLYEAGLIEEARRDGRPAALARKELPALGTSMRFDHRRILATAIARLRAKLKYRPVVFELLPADFTLTELQYTVEAISGRHLHKQNFRRLVETEALVEPTGVMSTQTGGRPAALYRFRRDVLQERPAPGLRVRSRR; encoded by the coding sequence ATGAGCGACAAGTTCCTGACGCCGATCGAGATCGGCCTGACCGCGGCGATCGTCGCGATCGAGGACCATGAGCCGCTGATCCTCACCGCACACAGCAGTGATGGGCTGGCGGGCCTGCCGTTCGGCCCCTTCGATGCGCTCAGCCATCGCACGTTCGAAATCGGCCTGCGCGCCTGGGTCGAGGCGCAGGCGGGCTTGCGGCTCGGCTATGTCGAGCAGCTCTACACGTTCGGCGATCGCGGCCGTCACGCGGAGGCCGGCGACACCGGCGCGCATATGGTGTCGATCGGCTATCTCGCGCTGACGCGCGCGGTGGGCGGCGAGCTCGCAGCGACCGGTGCGAGCTTCGAACCGTGGTATCGCTTCCTGCCCTGGGAAGACTGGCGCGAGAAGCCGCCCGCGATCATCGCCCGTGACATCATTCCGGCGCTGACGCTATGGGCCGAGGAGGAGACGCCGGAGACCACACGCGCGCTGCCGCGCCGGGATCGCGTGCGGTTCTATTTCGGTCTCGACGGCGCGCCCTGGGACGAGGAGCGCGTGCTCGACCGCTACGAGCTCTTGTACGAGGCCGGGCTGATCGAGGAGGCGCGGCGCGACGGCCGTCCTGCGGCATTGGCGCGCAAGGAGCTTCCCGCGCTCGGCACCTCCATGCGGTTCGATCACCGCCGGATTCTCGCGACAGCGATCGCGCGGCTGCGTGCAAAACTGAAGTATCGTCCTGTGGTGTTTGAACTTTTGCCCGCGGACTTCACACTCACTGAATTGCAGTACACGGTGGAGGCGATCTCCGGCCGGCACCTGCACAAGCAAAATTTCCGCCGCCTGGTCGAAACCGAAGCCCTGGTCGAACCGACCGGCGTGATGTCGACACAGACCGGCGGACGGCCGGCGGCGCTCTACCGCTTCCGCCGCGACGTGCTCCAGGAACGACCCGCGCCGGGCTTGCGCGTACGGTCCCGGCGCTAG
- a CDS encoding DUF4142 domain-containing protein — translation MFTRWSTAMAAAILLSSPALPQGASAADKPTDPQIAHIAYTAGVIDINAAKQAQKKAKNKDVKAFAEDMLRDHEAVNKQALALVKKLNVTPEDNDTSKALSKQASDKLAELGKLSGAAFDKAYVANEVAYHKAVNGALETQLIPSAGNAELKSLLQTGLKIFQGHQQHAEHVAAELK, via the coding sequence ATGTTCACCCGATGGAGCACGGCGATGGCCGCGGCAATTCTGTTGTCGAGCCCGGCGCTGCCGCAAGGCGCGAGCGCAGCCGACAAGCCCACCGATCCGCAGATCGCTCACATCGCCTATACCGCGGGCGTGATCGACATCAACGCGGCCAAGCAGGCGCAGAAAAAGGCCAAGAACAAGGACGTCAAGGCGTTTGCCGAGGACATGCTGCGCGACCACGAGGCGGTCAACAAGCAGGCGCTGGCGCTGGTCAAGAAGCTGAACGTTACGCCTGAAGACAACGATACCAGCAAGGCGCTGTCGAAGCAGGCGAGCGACAAGCTGGCTGAGCTCGGCAAGCTGAGCGGCGCGGCCTTCGACAAGGCCTATGTCGCGAACGAGGTCGCCTACCACAAGGCGGTCAACGGCGCGCTGGAAACCCAGCTCATCCCGTCCGCTGGAAATGCCGAGCTCAAGAGCCTGTTGCAGACCGGCCTGAAGATCTTTCAGGGCCATCAGCAGCACGCCGAGCATGTCGCGGCCGAGCTGAAATAG
- a CDS encoding dihydroorotase: protein MTQRFDVILKGGTVVNQDGEGVRDIGITNGRIAELGPLSQASAAEVIDCKGLHILPGVMDTQVHFREPGLEQKEDLETGSRSAVMGGVTAVFEMPNTSPLTVTEATFTDKVKRAHHRMHCDFAFFIGGTRENVQDLPVLERAPGCAGVKVFIGSSTGALLVEDDESLRRIFQVIRRRAAFHAEDEYRLNDRKSLRIEGDPRSHPVWRDETAALMATQRLVKLAHETGKRIHVLHISTKEEIEFLRDHKDVASCEATPHHLTLVAPECYERLGTLAQMNPPVRGADHRAGIWRGIEQGIIDVLGSDHAPHTLEEKSKTYPASPSGMTGVQTLVPLMLDHVNAGRLSLARFVDLTSAGPARLYNMACKGRIAAGYDADFTVVDLKRSETITNKWVASKAGWTPYDGVRVTGWPVGTFIRGRRVMWQGELVTASQGEPVRFLETLKQ, encoded by the coding sequence ATGACCCAGCGCTTCGATGTGATCCTCAAGGGCGGCACCGTCGTCAACCAGGACGGCGAGGGTGTTCGCGATATCGGCATCACCAACGGCCGCATCGCGGAGCTGGGCCCGCTGTCGCAGGCCTCCGCCGCCGAGGTGATCGACTGCAAGGGCCTCCACATCCTGCCCGGCGTGATGGATACCCAGGTGCATTTCCGCGAGCCCGGGCTGGAGCAGAAGGAAGACCTCGAGACAGGGTCGCGCAGCGCCGTGATGGGCGGCGTCACCGCCGTGTTCGAGATGCCGAACACGTCGCCATTGACCGTGACGGAGGCTACCTTCACCGACAAGGTGAAGCGTGCCCATCATCGCATGCATTGCGATTTCGCGTTCTTCATCGGCGGCACCCGCGAGAACGTGCAGGATCTGCCGGTGCTGGAGCGCGCGCCCGGCTGCGCGGGCGTCAAGGTGTTCATCGGCTCGTCGACCGGCGCGCTGCTGGTGGAGGACGACGAGAGCCTGCGCCGCATCTTCCAGGTGATCCGCCGCCGCGCCGCCTTCCACGCCGAGGATGAATACCGCCTCAACGACCGCAAGTCGCTGCGCATCGAGGGCGATCCGCGTTCGCATCCGGTCTGGCGCGACGAGACCGCCGCGCTGATGGCGACGCAGCGATTGGTCAAGCTCGCGCACGAGACCGGCAAGCGCATCCACGTGCTGCACATCTCGACCAAGGAAGAGATCGAGTTCCTGCGCGACCACAAGGATGTCGCCTCCTGCGAGGCGACGCCGCATCATCTGACGCTGGTCGCACCCGAATGCTACGAGCGGCTCGGCACGCTGGCGCAGATGAACCCGCCGGTGCGCGGGGCCGATCACCGCGCCGGCATCTGGCGCGGCATCGAGCAGGGCATCATCGATGTGCTCGGCTCCGACCATGCCCCGCATACGCTGGAAGAGAAGTCGAAGACCTATCCGGCCTCGCCCTCCGGCATGACCGGCGTGCAAACGCTGGTGCCGCTCATGCTCGACCACGTCAACGCCGGCCGCCTGTCGCTGGCGCGCTTCGTCGACCTCACCAGCGCGGGCCCCGCGCGTCTCTACAACATGGCCTGCAAGGGCCGCATTGCCGCAGGCTACGACGCCGACTTCACGGTCGTCGATCTCAAGCGCAGCGAAACCATCACCAACAAATGGGTGGCGTCCAAAGCCGGCTGGACCCCCTATGACGGCGTCCGCGTTACCGGCTGGCCCGTCGGCACCTTCATCCGCGGCCGCCGCGTGATGTGGCAGGGCGAGCTGGTGACGGCCTCGCAGGGCGAGCCGGTGCGGTTTCTGGAGACGTTGAAGCAGTAG